The Apium graveolens cultivar Ventura chromosome 10, ASM990537v1, whole genome shotgun sequence nucleotide sequence agaattttaagaaaatattaattttttgattttataaaaatgttttagtgaagcaaatcgttaatcgcgtactaactaagatcgttggttattgattttagatcgccaacaaaagccccgaggccataccactcctagcactcgaggcaagtttacgaaaccctatcacaaattatccatgctatatatactattgtgatattgatgccatgatttacagtttaaaaatatttgcttgtctgtgatatcaatacattcaaattaTGCGAGTGGTCACGAAaacaaacttcgttttatacgagtatgagaaattggaacataattttaatataatacaagatagtgggagtcggagatattttaaatcgatttaattccgGAACGAACCGGACGCAGAAGATTGCTATTTCAATAAAcaagtactttcgcgtaacatacgtattaagcgaacgattgagatttgatttatagcTATAAGAGATAATCAAATATTaactcaagggatatcctatttgattatttatttataagtaatacctaaagagttactaaaatttccggaaaatacttaaagagatattgaaaagtttttaaatcaattcactctatctaaaacgtatgtaaccattcgaaggataattataagatgtcaaatcctgtcttaagtatttaattaagatttttatcaatccattgaaccttattgagaaacattgagtacttaaggttttatcaattcattgaacccttcttaaaaatattatgagaccgtaaatatttaatattccgtacttctaaaaatcatttaaaaatagacatagttcccaaggatactttctaaattattcaaaattctcggaagagatcaatcatctgaaacctatcaaaaccttagggaacttagtctcAAAGCATAAGGGTTTTTCTTCCTCGCTCAacgaaaaacaagtgaacaatatatgtaaaactctacaacagttaagggtttgaaaatgattttaaattcaaaactcagacaactcccaaggatcaattgaattaaaagtgatgaataaatcatcttatttaaaggtcaactcagaacgatgtattccttcgataaaggattttatgtcaatgatataattgttttgggactggaatgtggcctgcccggcacggagagttatcgggtagtgaccaagcgcggagtggcgcagtatacagttatatggtctctgtgaccattgactttcggacttgcacagaaatgggcaaccatcatgtaatgtcttgataagcccaaaggcggctaggtttgtattacttctactagtagagaaaatttcatATTCGGTTGATCACtggtacgtggtttattccagtatagtaCCTTTCgtccactttggataaattgttgtgaaacctacagcagaaggccgataaggctgagttttaaataaggatgttgatgtatatatatcacatccatttgagaatcttggttcaagcatcatattgagattttgagatgatatgagtacgagtataaactgattaaactgatacatttaaagttgagtttatcataaaattgacaagcatataaacttttagaaaccttggatatACAATGTTTAATGGTTGTTTTCCCTAAatgatcatatttaaataatggatatctatatcttgctgagcgttagtgctcactcttgcttttataaatatcatatcacaacagattaccagcatggcccaAACCAGGACGACTGCCCATAAGCGGGTAGGGGACgcacgtgagtaccgtagactgttcaTCCGCTAGCCACCTCAGGTAGATgagtagagatagtttccttttgagtacttgaaccaagactagttgtgacccgagccagtctcatgtagagctgttctcggcattcacccttttgagataatttccttcagtctgtaataacttaaatactttaacgttaatttagtaatgtttttgagcatataacctgtgtgtgtgagtttggttaaaaggtcgagtaatgatgtgaaaCGAGGATTAATTATTATTagacaatattaagtgatcgtaacaaccagaattcccgaccttgaaattgggggtgttacaactgaATCAATGAAGTAGAACTCACATAGAGTTCGTAGTCGGGCTACGAGGGTAGCACTGACATTAAGAACCCTTAGGGGTGATTTAAGTATCCAAGGATAGTAACGCGTGTGTTCAATGACTTGTAGGTACCCGATGTATTAGACCCTGAGGCTGTAGAGGCGTACGAGAGAGAGCATGATGAGGCCCTTTTAGCTGAGACCGAGGTAGCTGACCCTGCCCCCACTATGGGCTTAGAGGTATTCGAGTACCCGGAGATTGACCTTGAGGaggacccagaggaggaccccaCTGAGTCAGACACTGAGATAGCCCCTCATGAGGATATTCCATACGGTAGCACAGAGGTTCCATCTCCAAAGATGATGAGGGTGGATGTGCATCAGAGGTCGATAGAGCGTTTGTTAGATCGGCTCTCAGCAGTCCAGGCTCGAGTCGCTGAGCTCGAGAACGAGACGGGAGTAGCAGTTTTGATTGATAGGATGATAGCTCTACAGGCCAGAGTCACTGCACTGACTGAGGAGTTAGAGGCGGAGTTAGGGGCAGCCACCCCAGTGAGGACACCCACCCCGCCCCCTGTACCAGTTAGTCCCGCACGGACTGAGACCGACGATGGCATGGACCCTATTCTTCACGGTGTGGCAACGACTCCTGCAGATTCCCTACTTCCACCACCCATACCAGTCATATCCCTTGCAGATCACGACTGGGTGGTAGGTCGCTATGCTACTGATTTGAAAGCGGCCGAGGCCCGTATTGCCGAGCTGAGGGACCAGCTTTCCATCGAGCGGCACATGAGAATAGAGGCCCGAGGCAGGCGAGAATACCCCAGCGCCCGATGCGTGCGCAGGACCATTCGCCGCATAGAGTAGAGGACCATCGGTAGGATTCACCGCTTATCCCCACAGCGTGACTTGGTGAGTAGGCGTGAGGTTATCAGAATTGTGGTCCACGCTATGAGGCGGATTCGTGATGTTGCTCGTGGCTAGTGGACACTGTtagtagttggttgttgttcCTCAACGGTGGtacttaattattttatgatAGTTGTTTTGGTTGTTATCTTTGATAGTGCCACCAActaaggattattgtattaatGCAGATTGTACTTTTATTATTCAGTATGTTGTGCCCAGACCTGGCATATggccaaattatgtataattatcaTGTTGATTAGTTGCAATTTCTAGATTGTGGTTTAATCTTCTTTCATACCTGCATAATTATATACTGTCATAACAAATCAGGAAGCATGAGGATTGGAAAGTAAAAACAACCTAAATAAGTTTATGTAACAGGAAAATGCCGCCAAGGAGAATAGTAACAAGAACTCACCGGGCTGCATCTGGCGGCCAGGGCAATAATAATGAACAAGGGCATCGAGAACAGACCCCACCATTAAGAATTAATGAAGAAcaaaatgagtatgatgatgaggactatgaagagtcagaggctgaagatactcaggggatggaagtgccagtgaaccctatggagcagtttttaaaatttctgagggAAAACCTACAATAGCAACGACCACCCCAGCAACCCCAGCAGGCCATGGCTAATGCGTTTAAATCTGTCAAGTCGGTCAAGCCCCCAGAGTTTCACGGTGTTGCTGACCCAGTTCAGGCCAGGGCTTGGCTGAAAGAGGTAGAAAAGACCTTTGAGCGAATTGGCACTGAGGAAGCCCACAAGACTAATTTTGCCACTTATTTCTTAAAGGGTgaggctaactattggtgggaatccaagaaaaatatggagccctaagggattgttacttgggaaagattcacTGAGTTATTTTTAAAGAAGTATGTCTTGAAGTTTATGGAGATTCAGATGCAGCGAAAGTTCCTAGAGATGAAACAAGAGAATATGAGCATAGCGGAATATGAAACTAAGTTCACAGAATTATCGAGGTTTGTGCCACAGCTGGTGGGCACCGAAGAGCAAAAGGCTGAGAGAtttcaacagggattgaagcAGTGGATTCAGAACAAGCTAGCAATTCTGGAGATAACTGACTATGCCACCCTAGTGCAGAAGGCCACAATAGCTGAAACAGGGAGTGAAATGAGCCAGAAAATGAAGCAAACTaagaaaggaaagtttgatgGTCGAAGCAGGAGTGTGGGAGGGGAGAGCTTCCCTAGTAAGTTTGTCAAGGGGACGACCTCCCAACCCAACCACAGTACAGGATTCGGGGGATCAGGGAGCATGAGTGTGGCCCAGAGCGGGAACCAAACGGGAATGTCTTATCATAGCCAACCACGACCTTCTCTGCTAGAATGCAAAAGCTATGGTAAGAAGCATTCTGGGCAATGTATGCAGAAACCGGTGACATACTTTAAATGTGGTAAGGTAGGGCACTATGCCAGAGCTTGTAACCAGGAAGCGGCTAAGTGTTTTCAGTGCGGAAAGATAGGACACATGAAGAAGGACTGCCCTGCGGCAGCCCCAACTAGCTCGAGGGGTAGTGTAGCTGCATCTAACAGAGTGCCGACTTCCAGGACCTTTAATATGATTGTGAAAGATGCCATAAGGAACACCAATGTTATAGCAGGTACGCTCCTCCTAAACTCCAATTCCGCCAATgtgctatttgattctggagctactaagtCTTTCGTATCTAAGGAATTTGCTGAAAAATTGGACTTAAAAGTGGAACCTTTGAAAGAATCTTTGCAAGTGGAAATAGCTAATCCAGAGATTATCCTTGTAAATCAAGTTTATGCTAACTACAACCTAGAATTAGGTGGAGTGAGATACCCAGTAGATTTAATTCCCTTTcgattaggggagtttgatgtgatattaggaatGAATTGGCTATCTAGGAACCATGCCCGGATTGATTGCGAGGGGaagaaagtaaaattgaaaaCACCTAGTGGTAAGAATATAATAATTAAGGGGCAACGGCAAATCAAGAAATTTCTAACTATGGTGCAGACCAAGAGACTTttaagacaaggatgtgaggcctaCTTGGCTCACATGGTGGATACCAAACGAGAAACCCCTGACATCCATACCAtacctgtagttaatgagtttgGGATGTATTTCCCAAGGATCTTCCCGGACTACCCCCGAATCGGGAGATAGAATTTGCCATTGATTTAGCTCCCGGCACGACACCAGTATCAAAGGCCCCGTATCGTTTGGCCCCCgtcgaaatgaaagaattggctgatcaattgcaagatctattggataaaggaatgattagaccgagcgtgtccccgtggggtgcacccgtattatttgtaaagaagaaggatgacatcatgagactgtgcatcgattatcgagagctgaacaagctgaccattaaaaataagtacccattgccaagaatagatgacctctttgaccaactaaaggatgcaacgtatttttccaagattgatctTATGACAGGTTATCACCAACTTaagatcaaaccggaagatatacctaagactgcattttgcactaggtacggacattatgagttcctagttatgtcatttggtttgactaacgtgcccgcggctttcatggatctgatgaacagagtcttgaagaagtatctggacgaatgcgtgatagtcttcatcgatgatattctaatttactcTAGATCGGAGGAGGAACATGCAGAACACCTCAAGATAGTATTGGAAATCTTAcggaaagaaaaattgtatgccaaattctcaaagtgtgaattttggttgaaagaagttcagtttttgggtcatgtgattagtaaggaaggaattctcgtagaccctgcaaagatagaagctgttgctaattgggaacaaccaaccacgcccaccgaggtaagaagctttattggactgGTCGGGTATTATCaaagatttgtaaaggattttaCCAAGAGAGTAGGCCCGTTGACTAGACGTACTAGGAAAAtagaaaagtttgtttggacagagaaatgtgaggagagtttccaagaattgaagaaaaggttggtatcggccccagtgctggccctaccagacgataaaggaaactttgtgatttatagtgatgcgtcccataagggtttgggatgtgtgctgatacacggtaaggtgattgcctatgcatccaagcaattaaaggaatatgaagtgaggtaccccacccatgacttagaattagccgccatagtgtttgaccttaagatgtggagacattacctatacggagaaaagtgtgagatttatactgaccacaagagtcttaaatatatcttcacccagaaggagctaaacatgaggcagaaaaggtggttagaattgattatggactacgactgtgaaattctttatcacccggggaaggccaatgtggtggtcGATGCCCTTAGTCATAAGGAAAGATTGAAAAGGATCACCATGTCAGAGGATTTGAGCAGAGAATTTGAAAAGTTAGAGATTGAGGTCAAGGTCGCTGAGCCAGGGACCGAAGGCTTGTATGAGATGGTTATGCAACCGGAGCTACTGGAAAAGATTAGGCGATGCCAAGAAATAGTGTTGAGGGAGAACAAGGAACTGGTAAGCGGAGAGGAGGCCAAGTGTGAACCAGACGAGAAGGGAATTAGGAGGCATGCCTACAGGATATGGGTCCCTAACGTCCAAGAATTAAATGATGAAATTTTACGTGAAGGACACAGCTCTAGATATACGGTCTACCCAGGGAGCAccaaaatgtaccaagatttgaaggagtactactggtggcctaacatgaagaaggATGTAGCGGAGTGGGTCCATAAGTGTATGACCTGTTagagagtaaaggcagaacatcagcgaccaagcggactcttgcaacccttagaaattccgatgtggaaatgggagcagatagctatggattttgtggtaggattaccccgaactaagactaaccgtgatgcaatatgggtaattgtagaccgactaaccaagtcagcgcactttcttccaatcaaggaAACCTACACAGTGGATAGATTAGCGGAGCTATATATTAAGGAAATTATGGTAAGACATGGAGTGCCAGTAGCTATTATATCTGAccgagatccccgattcaactccagattttggaggagctttcaggaatacCTAGGAACCAAACTAAACATGAGCACTGCTTACCATCCGTAAATAGATGGACAAAGTGAGCAAACCATTCAGACATTGGAGGACATGCTGAGAATGTGTGTAATTGATTTTAAGGGTTCTTGGGATGAACACctgtctttgatagagtttgcctacaacaatagttatcatgcgagtatcggAATGCCCCCATACGAGGCGTTGTATGGCCGAAGGTGCCATTTAcccttgtattgggatgaagttggtgagagaaagttactaggtcccgacttggtgtaaAGTACAAGGGACATAGTTCAATTAGTCAGAGGACGCCTAGCAACAGCCCAAGACCGACATCGTAAATACGCCGATCTGGCACGGAAGGatagagagtatgaagtgggtgaccaggtatttctaaaagtatcaccatggaaaggattgatgagatttggaaagaaggggaagctgagcccccgttatattggacc carries:
- the LOC141690615 gene encoding uncharacterized protein LOC141690615, whose amino-acid sequence is MANAFKSVKSVKPPEFHGVADPVQARAWLKEVEKTFERIGTEEAHKTNFATYFLKGEMQRKFLEMKQENMSIAEYETKFTELSRFVPQLVGTEEQKAERFQQGLKQWIQNKLAILEITDYATLVQKATIAETGSEMSQKMKQTKKGKFDGRSRSVGGESFPSKFVKGTTSQPNHSTGFGGSGSMSVAQSGNQTGMSYHSQPRPSLLECKSYGKKHSGQCMQKPVTYFKCGKVGHYARACNQEAAKCFQCGKIGHMKKDCPAAAPTSSRGSVAASNRVPTSRTFNMIVKDAIRNTNVIAGTLLLNSNSANVLFDSGATKSFVSKEFAEKLDLKVEPLKESLQVEIANPEIILVNQVYANYNLELGGVRYPVDLIPFRLGEFDVILGMNWLSRNHARIDCEGKKVKLKTPSGKNIIIKGQRQIKKFLTMVQTKRLLRQGCEAYLAHMVDTKRETPDIHTIPVVNEFGMYFPRIFPDYPRIGR